A stretch of Parafrankia irregularis DNA encodes these proteins:
- the trpD gene encoding anthranilate phosphoribosyltransferase produces MTSTAASENWPDLISMLLARQPLTADQTGWAMEQIMAGLATPAQVAGFIVALRAKGETAQEIGGLVRTMLSIAEPLPLAEELRAAAVDTCGTGGDRSNTVNLSTMAAIVTAGAGVTVVKHGNRAASSASGSADVLAELGVVIDLPPAGVEACLAAAGIAFCFAPVFHPAIRHVGSTRKELGVQTAFNILGPLANPGRPGAQTIGVADARLAPIVADVLADRGTRGLVFRGDDGLDELTTATASTVWVVNAPTPAAAGSGGSGRPGEPGGPTGAGGAEIGAEIGAGVRSQVRRDRFDPRDLGITPPDATALRGADATYNAAVVHTVLGGEIGPVRDAVLLAAAAALVSAAGPTDAPVTEQIAAQLGRAAESIDSGAAAETLRRWAEASQQAARARG; encoded by the coding sequence ATGACGAGCACAGCGGCCAGCGAGAACTGGCCGGACCTGATCAGCATGCTGCTCGCCAGGCAGCCGCTCACCGCCGACCAGACCGGGTGGGCGATGGAGCAGATCATGGCCGGGCTGGCCACCCCGGCCCAGGTCGCGGGCTTCATCGTCGCGCTGCGGGCGAAAGGTGAGACCGCCCAGGAGATCGGCGGACTGGTCCGCACGATGCTGAGCATCGCCGAGCCGCTCCCCCTCGCCGAGGAGCTGCGGGCCGCGGCCGTCGACACCTGTGGCACCGGCGGTGACCGCTCCAACACGGTGAACCTGTCGACCATGGCCGCGATCGTCACCGCCGGCGCCGGGGTCACCGTCGTCAAGCACGGCAACCGGGCCGCGTCCTCGGCCAGCGGCTCGGCGGACGTCCTCGCCGAGCTCGGCGTGGTGATCGACCTGCCACCGGCCGGTGTCGAGGCCTGCCTGGCCGCGGCGGGAATCGCGTTCTGCTTCGCCCCGGTCTTCCACCCGGCGATACGGCACGTGGGGAGCACCCGCAAGGAGCTGGGGGTGCAGACCGCGTTCAACATCCTCGGGCCGCTGGCGAACCCGGGCCGGCCCGGCGCGCAGACGATCGGCGTCGCCGACGCACGCCTCGCCCCGATCGTCGCGGACGTCCTGGCCGACCGGGGCACCCGGGGCCTGGTCTTCCGCGGTGACGACGGACTGGACGAGCTGACCACCGCCACCGCGTCCACCGTCTGGGTCGTGAACGCACCCACGCCGGCCGCAGCCGGCTCGGGCGGCTCCGGCCGGCCCGGGGAGCCTGGCGGGCCCACCGGAGCCGGTGGCGCCGAGATCGGGGCCGAGATCGGGGCGGGGGTCCGGTCGCAGGTACGCCGCGACCGTTTCGACCCACGCGACCTCGGCATCACTCCCCCGGACGCGACCGCCCTGCGCGGCGCCGACGCGACGTACAACGCGGCGGTGGTACACACCGTCCTCGGCGGGGAGATCGGGCCGGTGCGCGACGCCGTCCTGCTCGCCGCGGCGGCGGCGCTGGTCTCGGCGGCCGGCCCGACCGACGCGCCCGTCACCGAGCAGATCGCCGCCCAGCTCGGCCGCGCCGCCGAGTCCATCGACTCGGGTGCCGCCGCGGAGACCCTGCGCCGCTGGGCCGAGGCGAGCCAGCAGGCGGCCAGGGCCCGGGGCTGA
- a CDS encoding cytochrome c oxidase subunit 4, translating to MKVEGFIFNFFGIFAGAAALVYWFWAKDPTGTAALTLCAGMGLLIGGYLVFTGRRIGMRPQDLPDAEIVDGAGELGHFTPGSYYPFFLAASASVAAMGLAFGIWMTILGAVMTFVSAVCLVMENFWRPPLPED from the coding sequence ATGAAGGTAGAAGGCTTCATCTTCAACTTCTTCGGCATCTTCGCCGGGGCGGCCGCGCTGGTCTACTGGTTCTGGGCGAAGGACCCGACCGGGACCGCCGCGCTCACCCTGTGCGCGGGTATGGGCCTGCTGATCGGCGGCTACCTGGTCTTCACCGGCCGCCGGATCGGCATGCGCCCGCAGGACCTGCCGGATGCGGAGATCGTTGACGGGGCGGGCGAGCTCGGGCACTTCACCCCGGGCAGCTACTACCCGTTCTTCCTCGCCGCGAGTGCGTCCGTGGCCGCGATGGGCCTGGCGTTCGGCATCTGGATGACCATCCTGGGCGCGGTGATGACCTTCGTCAGCGCCGTCTGCCTGGTCATGGAGAACTTCTGGCGCCCGCCGCTGCCTGAGGACTGA
- the ctaD gene encoding aa3-type cytochrome oxidase subunit I: MTLLHESPAGPAGHAHDSADPNYKPPISNLLGYLRTTSHKDIAIMYFLTSFAFFVIAGILAIFIRAELARPGLQYFSNEQYNQYFTMHGTLMLLMFATPLAFAFANYLVPLQIGSPDVAFPRLNALSYWLFLFGSLTVFAGFATPGGAASFGWFAYAPLSNAQYSPGVGSDLWVLGLTVQGLGTILGAVNFITTILCLRAPGMTMFRMPIFCWNLLVTSILVLVAFPVLAAALLALAADRRFGAHIFDAENGGAMLWQHLFWFFGHPEVYIIALPFFGIISEIIPVFSRKPLFGYKGLVFATIGIGALSVAVWAHHMFVTGAVLLPFFAFLSFLIAVPTGIKFFNWIGTMWRGQLSFEAPMLFAVGFLVTFLFGGLTGVLLASPPIDFHVSDSYFVVGHFHYVVAGLMFAAFAGVYFWFPKVTGRMMNEKLAKLHFWSLFLGFNATFLVFHWLGTEGMPRRFADYSPNDGFTTLNTVATAGSFLMGLSTLPLLYNLWYSYRKGPIAAADDPWGHANSLEWATSCPPPRHNFRSLPRIRSERPAFDAHHPGVVGHATPELGQGAAR, encoded by the coding sequence GTGACCCTTCTGCACGAGTCGCCCGCCGGGCCGGCCGGGCACGCTCACGACTCGGCGGACCCGAACTACAAGCCGCCGATCTCGAACCTGCTCGGCTACCTGCGGACGACGTCCCACAAAGACATCGCGATCATGTACTTCCTGACGTCGTTCGCGTTCTTCGTCATCGCCGGCATTCTCGCGATCTTCATCCGGGCGGAGCTTGCCCGCCCGGGCCTGCAGTACTTCTCGAACGAGCAGTACAACCAGTACTTCACCATGCACGGCACGCTCATGCTGCTGATGTTCGCGACGCCGCTGGCGTTCGCGTTCGCCAACTACCTGGTGCCGCTGCAGATCGGCTCGCCGGACGTCGCGTTCCCGCGGCTGAACGCGCTGTCGTACTGGCTTTTCCTGTTCGGCAGCCTCACCGTCTTCGCCGGGTTCGCGACCCCTGGGGGCGCGGCGTCGTTCGGCTGGTTCGCGTACGCGCCGCTGAGCAACGCGCAGTACTCGCCCGGCGTCGGCTCCGACCTGTGGGTCCTCGGCCTGACGGTGCAGGGTCTCGGCACCATCCTCGGTGCCGTCAACTTCATCACCACCATCCTGTGCCTGCGCGCCCCGGGCATGACGATGTTCCGGATGCCGATCTTCTGCTGGAACCTGCTGGTCACCTCGATCCTGGTGCTGGTGGCGTTCCCGGTGCTGGCGGCCGCGCTGCTGGCACTCGCCGCGGATCGAAGGTTCGGGGCCCACATCTTCGACGCCGAGAACGGCGGCGCGATGCTGTGGCAGCACCTGTTCTGGTTCTTCGGGCATCCCGAGGTCTACATCATCGCGCTGCCGTTCTTCGGGATCATCAGTGAGATCATCCCGGTGTTCTCCCGCAAGCCGCTGTTCGGCTACAAGGGCCTGGTGTTCGCCACCATCGGCATCGGTGCCCTGTCCGTCGCGGTCTGGGCGCACCACATGTTCGTCACCGGCGCCGTGCTGCTGCCCTTCTTCGCCTTCCTGTCGTTCCTGATCGCGGTGCCGACCGGCATCAAGTTCTTCAACTGGATCGGCACGATGTGGCGTGGGCAGCTCAGCTTCGAGGCTCCGATGCTCTTCGCGGTCGGCTTCCTCGTGACGTTCCTGTTCGGTGGTCTCACCGGTGTGCTGCTGGCCAGCCCGCCGATCGACTTCCACGTGAGCGACAGCTACTTCGTGGTCGGGCACTTCCACTATGTCGTGGCCGGCCTCATGTTCGCCGCCTTCGCCGGCGTCTACTTCTGGTTCCCGAAGGTCACCGGCCGGATGATGAACGAGAAGCTGGCGAAGCTGCACTTCTGGTCGCTGTTCCTGGGCTTCAACGCGACCTTCCTGGTGTTCCACTGGCTGGGCACCGAGGGCATGCCGCGGCGGTTCGCCGACTACAGCCCGAATGACGGCTTCACCACGCTGAACACCGTCGCGACGGCCGGCTCGTTCCTGATGGGCCTTTCCACGTTGCCGCTGCTCTACAACCTGTGGTACTCCTACCGCAAGGGTCCGATCGCCGCGGCTGACGACCCGTGGGGGCACGCGAACTCGCTGGAGTGGGCCACCTCGTGCCCGCCGCCTCGGCACAACTTCCGGTCGCTGCCGCGAATCCGCTCCGAGCGCCCGGCCTTCGACGCGCACCACCCAGGTGTCGTCGGGCACGCCACACCGGAACTCGGGCAGGGAGCCGCGCGATGA
- the coxB gene encoding aa3-type cytochrome oxidase subunit II: MAPADTVDADEPASRRVGHRRPARRRAGARMGATLAAVGLLATACDVPNFGFPDGVTNHTPRILNMWQGSVIAALAVGVFVWALIFYAVIVFRKRSDVLPRQVRYNLPVEILYTVVPVVIVAGLFYYTARDETEITKLSDDPDVTVNVIGFRWNWQFQYLDTGKTPGTNQVEVTGRPGEAPVLVLPEGRSVRFVLTSPDVIHSFWVPEFLFKRDVVPGRVNQFELTATKTGTFVGRCAELCGTDHDRMTFYVKVVPGAEYDRFIEERETAAISAAPSSGATTGSVQ, from the coding sequence ATGGCCCCGGCTGACACCGTTGACGCGGACGAGCCGGCGAGCCGTCGGGTTGGACACCGACGGCCGGCCCGGCGTCGCGCGGGAGCGCGCATGGGCGCCACGCTGGCGGCCGTAGGCCTGCTGGCGACCGCCTGCGACGTTCCCAACTTTGGATTCCCAGATGGTGTGACCAACCACACCCCGCGGATCCTGAACATGTGGCAGGGCTCGGTGATCGCAGCCCTGGCCGTCGGTGTGTTCGTATGGGCTCTGATCTTCTACGCGGTCATCGTGTTCCGGAAGCGCAGTGATGTACTGCCGCGCCAGGTCCGGTACAACCTGCCCGTCGAGATCCTGTACACCGTCGTGCCAGTTGTGATCGTGGCGGGCCTCTTCTACTACACCGCCCGTGACGAGACCGAGATCACCAAGCTCTCGGACGACCCCGACGTCACGGTGAACGTGATCGGTTTCCGGTGGAACTGGCAGTTCCAGTACCTCGACACCGGCAAGACGCCGGGCACGAACCAGGTCGAGGTCACCGGCCGGCCCGGTGAGGCCCCGGTGCTGGTGCTGCCCGAGGGCCGGTCCGTCCGGTTCGTGCTCACGTCGCCGGACGTGATCCACTCGTTCTGGGTGCCCGAGTTCCTGTTCAAGCGGGACGTCGTCCCCGGGCGCGTCAACCAGTTCGAGCTCACCGCGACGAAGACCGGAACCTTTGTCGGTCGATGCGCCGAGCTGTGCGGTACCGACCATGACCGGATGACGTTCTACGTCAAGGTCGTGCCCGGTGCCGAGTACGACCGCTTCATCGAGGAACGGGAGACCGCCGCGATCAGCGCGGCACCGTCCTCCGGCGCCACCACCGGGAGTGTCCAGTGA
- a CDS encoding cysteine desulfurase family protein → MPAYLDHASTTPLHPVAREALLAAMDDGWADPARLHREGRRARMLLDAARETVAGVLGARAPEISFTASGTAAAHLALLGTAAARRRAGGVVVVSAVEHSSVLHAAQRHEGAGGEVVTIGVDRLGRVDPAAFTAALDARPDTAVAALQHANHEVGTVQPVAEVAQALRARGVPLLTDAAMTLGRIRVDLPELGADLLTASAHKFGGPPGVGLLVVRTGTRWAAPGPADEREYGRVPGFPNVPAVVATAAALAVRATEIDAEAPRLASYANRLRERLPELVEDVELLGPGGTDPTVALPHVVAFSCLYVAGEALLAELDQAGIAVSSGSSCTADTLTPSHVLVAMGALTHGNLRVSFGRESTEADVDALLAALPAAVRAVRERAGAAGL, encoded by the coding sequence GTGCCGGCATACCTCGACCACGCGTCGACCACGCCGCTGCATCCGGTCGCCCGGGAAGCGCTGCTCGCCGCGATGGACGACGGCTGGGCCGACCCGGCCCGGCTCCATCGCGAGGGGCGTCGCGCGCGGATGTTGCTCGATGCCGCCCGCGAGACCGTGGCCGGCGTGCTGGGTGCCCGCGCCCCCGAAATCAGCTTCACGGCCAGTGGCACCGCCGCGGCCCACCTGGCACTTCTCGGTACCGCGGCGGCTCGCCGCCGGGCCGGCGGGGTGGTCGTGGTCAGTGCCGTGGAACACTCCAGCGTCCTGCACGCCGCCCAGCGCCACGAAGGTGCCGGCGGCGAGGTCGTGACGATCGGGGTGGACCGGCTCGGCCGCGTCGATCCGGCCGCCTTCACCGCCGCGCTCGACGCCCGCCCGGACACGGCGGTGGCGGCACTGCAGCACGCCAACCACGAGGTCGGCACGGTCCAGCCGGTCGCCGAGGTGGCGCAGGCGCTACGGGCGCGGGGCGTGCCGCTGCTCACCGACGCCGCGATGACGCTGGGGCGGATCCGGGTCGATCTGCCCGAGCTGGGTGCGGACCTGCTGACCGCGAGCGCGCACAAGTTCGGTGGGCCGCCCGGGGTGGGCCTCCTCGTGGTCCGCACGGGAACCAGGTGGGCCGCGCCGGGGCCGGCCGACGAGCGCGAGTACGGGCGGGTCCCCGGTTTCCCCAACGTTCCCGCCGTGGTGGCGACGGCGGCCGCGCTGGCCGTGCGCGCCACAGAGATCGACGCCGAGGCACCACGGCTGGCGTCCTACGCGAACCGGTTGCGCGAGCGCCTGCCGGAGCTGGTGGAGGATGTCGAGCTGCTCGGGCCGGGCGGCACCGATCCCACGGTCGCCCTGCCGCACGTGGTGGCCTTCTCGTGTCTGTACGTCGCGGGCGAGGCGCTGCTCGCCGAGCTCGACCAGGCCGGCATCGCGGTCAGCTCCGGATCGAGCTGCACCGCCGACACCCTGACGCCAAGCCACGTGCTGGTCGCGATGGGCGCGCTGACCCACGGCAACCTGCGGGTCTCCTTCGGCCGGGAGTCCACCGAGGCGGACGTCGACGCGCTGTTGGCCGCGTTGCCGGCCGCGGTGCGGGCCGTGCGTGAGCGCGCCGGCGCCGCGGGACTTTGA
- a CDS encoding sulfurtransferase TusA family protein codes for MNAVPEPPEPPASERPASERPAVVVDALGRRCPLPIIDLARRIRDVEVGQLVELRADDPAAAADVAAWCRMRGHELVAAPTAAVFLIRRLS; via the coding sequence ATGAACGCCGTACCCGAGCCGCCCGAGCCGCCCGCGTCCGAGCGGCCCGCGTCCGAGCGGCCCGCGGTCGTCGTCGACGCCCTGGGGCGGCGGTGCCCGCTGCCGATCATCGACCTGGCCCGGCGCATCCGCGACGTCGAGGTGGGCCAGCTCGTCGAGCTGCGGGCCGACGACCCGGCGGCCGCGGCGGACGTCGCCGCCTGGTGCCGGATGCGCGGCCACGAGCTGGTCGCCGCCCCCACCGCGGCCGTCTTCCTCATCCGCAGGCTGAGCTGA
- a CDS encoding carbohydrate kinase family protein: MRIAVTGSIATDHLMRFPGRFAEQLLADQLERVSLSFLVDELVIRRGGVAANIGFGLGRLGLHPILVGAVGEDFADYRSWLDRHGVDTASVWVSEIAHTARFVCTTDNDLCQIASFYPGAMSEAASIELRPVAERFGGLDLVVISPNDPQAMIRHTEECRERGYAFAADPSQQLATMDGESIRSLIDGAAYLFCNEYEKALLASKTGLTDEEILGRVQVRVTTLGKDGVVIESAGTEAIKVSVVPALSTADPTGVGDAFRAGFLSGVSWGLSLERAAQTGCMLATLVLETVGTQEYTVERETFVNRLTEAYGAAAADEIAGHLPAL, translated from the coding sequence GTGCGTATCGCCGTGACTGGGTCCATCGCCACTGACCACCTCATGCGTTTCCCGGGGCGGTTCGCCGAGCAGCTGCTCGCGGACCAGCTCGAGCGCGTCTCGTTGTCCTTCCTCGTGGACGAGCTGGTGATCCGCCGCGGTGGGGTCGCGGCGAACATCGGCTTCGGCCTGGGGCGTCTGGGGCTTCATCCGATCCTGGTCGGCGCGGTCGGTGAGGACTTCGCCGACTACCGCTCCTGGCTCGACCGGCACGGCGTCGACACCGCCTCGGTCTGGGTGAGCGAGATCGCGCACACCGCCCGGTTCGTGTGCACCACGGACAACGACCTCTGCCAGATCGCGTCGTTCTACCCCGGCGCGATGAGCGAGGCGGCGAGCATCGAGCTGCGTCCCGTCGCCGAGCGCTTCGGTGGGCTCGACCTCGTGGTGATCAGCCCCAACGACCCGCAGGCGATGATTCGCCACACCGAGGAGTGCCGGGAGCGTGGCTACGCCTTCGCGGCGGACCCGTCCCAGCAGCTGGCGACAATGGACGGTGAGAGCATCCGTTCGCTCATCGACGGTGCCGCCTACCTGTTCTGCAACGAGTACGAGAAGGCGCTGCTGGCCTCCAAGACCGGCCTGACCGACGAGGAAATCCTCGGCCGCGTCCAGGTGCGGGTCACGACACTGGGTAAGGACGGAGTCGTCATCGAGTCCGCCGGCACCGAAGCGATCAAGGTTTCGGTTGTTCCGGCGCTCAGCACCGCCGATCCGACCGGGGTGGGCGACGCGTTCCGGGCCGGTTTCCTTTCCGGTGTCTCCTGGGGCCTGTCGCTGGAGCGGGCCGCTCAGACCGGGTGCATGCTCGCGACACTGGTGCTGGAGACCGTCGGCACCCAGGAGTACACGGTGGAGCGCGAGACGTTCGTGAACCGGCTCACCGAGGCGTACGGGGCAGCGGCCGCCGACGAGATCGCCGGGCACCTGCCCGCGCTCTGA
- the erpA gene encoding iron-sulfur cluster insertion protein ErpA — protein sequence MTVQDTTETETRPSSVVLTDTAAGKVRTLLEQEGRDDLQLRIAVQPGGCSGMRYQLFFDERQLDGDTVLDFSGVKVAVDRMSFPYLGGATIDFVDTIEKQGFTIDNPNAQGSCACGDSFH from the coding sequence ATGACCGTGCAGGACACAACCGAGACCGAGACCAGGCCGAGCAGCGTCGTTCTCACCGACACGGCCGCCGGCAAGGTGAGGACCCTGCTCGAGCAGGAGGGGAGGGACGACCTCCAGCTCCGGATCGCCGTGCAGCCCGGCGGCTGCTCGGGCATGCGGTACCAGCTCTTCTTCGACGAGCGCCAGCTCGACGGTGACACCGTCCTCGACTTCTCCGGAGTCAAGGTCGCGGTGGACCGGATGAGCTTCCCGTACCTCGGTGGCGCGACGATCGACTTCGTCGACACCATCGAGAAGCAGGGCTTCACGATCGACAACCCGAACGCGCAGGGCTCCTGCGCGTGTGGAGACTCCTTCCACTGA
- the nadA gene encoding quinolinate synthase NadA translates to MTVNPALERLGVTASPLALLLLGRDADPGSERGVECPGDLPPAADPGLAERARAAKAALGDDVFVLGHHYQRDDVIAFADVTGDSFKLAQQAAARPAASSIVFCGVHFMAESADILTADHQRVILPDLAAGCSMADMATAEQVAQAWDDLLDAGVAADTVPVSYMNSSAAIKAFTGRHDGTICTSSNAERALGWAFGERRGKRVIFLPDQHLGRNTAIDKLGMSEADCVVYDPRRPGGGLTRAQLQDARMILWRGHCSVHGRFTRECVDEVRNRVPGVQVLVHPECRRDVVEAADLVGSTEYIIKVVDEAPPGAMFAVGTELNLVQRLANRHPDKKIVFLDRTVCFCSTMNRIDMPHLVWTLEALARGETVNRITVDPEVATYARKALDQMLALP, encoded by the coding sequence ATGACTGTCAACCCAGCCCTGGAACGCCTGGGCGTCACCGCCTCACCGCTCGCACTGCTGCTGCTCGGGCGGGACGCCGACCCCGGCAGCGAGCGGGGTGTCGAGTGCCCCGGTGATCTCCCGCCGGCGGCCGACCCCGGGCTGGCCGAGCGAGCCCGGGCGGCCAAGGCGGCCCTCGGCGACGACGTGTTCGTCCTGGGGCACCACTACCAGCGCGACGACGTCATCGCGTTCGCCGACGTCACCGGGGACTCGTTCAAGCTCGCCCAGCAGGCGGCGGCGCGGCCGGCGGCCAGCTCGATCGTGTTCTGCGGTGTGCACTTCATGGCGGAGAGCGCGGACATCCTGACCGCGGACCACCAGCGGGTGATCCTTCCCGACCTCGCCGCCGGCTGCTCGATGGCCGACATGGCCACCGCCGAGCAGGTGGCACAGGCCTGGGACGACCTGCTCGACGCGGGCGTCGCCGCGGACACCGTCCCGGTCAGCTACATGAACTCCTCCGCCGCGATCAAGGCCTTCACCGGGCGCCACGACGGGACGATCTGCACCTCGTCCAACGCCGAGCGGGCGCTGGGCTGGGCGTTCGGCGAGCGGCGCGGAAAGCGGGTGATCTTCCTGCCCGACCAGCACCTGGGGCGCAACACCGCCATCGACAAGCTGGGCATGTCGGAGGCCGACTGTGTGGTCTACGACCCACGGCGGCCCGGCGGCGGGCTGACCCGCGCCCAGCTGCAGGACGCGCGGATGATCCTCTGGCGCGGCCACTGCTCGGTGCACGGCCGTTTCACCCGGGAGTGTGTGGACGAGGTACGCAACCGCGTTCCGGGGGTACAGGTCCTGGTGCACCCCGAGTGCCGGCGTGACGTCGTCGAGGCCGCCGACCTGGTCGGTTCCACCGAATACATCATCAAGGTGGTGGACGAGGCCCCGCCCGGGGCCATGTTCGCGGTGGGAACCGAGCTGAACCTGGTACAACGGCTGGCGAACCGTCATCCTGACAAGAAGATCGTCTTTCTCGACCGTACGGTGTGCTTCTGCTCCACGATGAACCGCATCGACATGCCGCACCTCGTGTGGACGCTCGAGGCACTCGCTCGTGGGGAGACCGTGAACCGCATCACCGTCGACCCCGAGGTCGCGACCTACGCCCGAAAGGCCCTTGACCAGATGTTGGCGCTCCCCTGA
- a CDS encoding DUF3043 domain-containing protein yields the protein MALLKKRNTESEADPAVGDEPVPASARAGGDSAENARVTAGKGRPTPKRAQARAARPRGGAGGAGAVRAATGKEGRRLQRAERREQSQQYRTAMMSGDVNKLPPRERAPERVIARDFVDTRFNIGPIFLAVALVYFIGGLVPNSYVRLTATYLMLVGIIAVVVDSIVLARQVSRRVAEKYPDSRVKVRAYSAQRALLPRRWRMPRPRVSRSDR from the coding sequence ATGGCCCTGCTGAAGAAGCGGAACACCGAGTCCGAGGCGGACCCGGCGGTCGGCGACGAGCCGGTGCCGGCGTCCGCCCGGGCCGGTGGTGACTCCGCCGAGAACGCCCGGGTCACCGCCGGGAAGGGGCGGCCGACCCCCAAGCGGGCGCAGGCACGGGCCGCCAGGCCGCGCGGCGGTGCCGGCGGCGCCGGGGCGGTGCGCGCCGCGACCGGCAAGGAGGGCCGGCGGCTGCAGCGCGCCGAGCGACGCGAGCAGAGCCAGCAGTACCGCACGGCGATGATGTCCGGCGACGTCAACAAGCTCCCGCCGCGTGAGCGGGCACCCGAGCGGGTGATCGCGCGCGACTTCGTCGACACCCGGTTCAACATCGGGCCGATCTTCCTGGCCGTCGCCCTCGTCTACTTCATCGGCGGCCTGGTGCCGAACTCCTACGTGCGGCTGACCGCGACCTACCTGATGCTGGTCGGGATCATCGCCGTCGTCGTGGACTCGATCGTGCTGGCGCGGCAGGTGAGCCGGCGGGTGGCGGAGAAGTACCCGGACTCCCGGGTGAAGGTGCGGGCCTACTCTGCGCAGCGGGCGCTGCTGCCGCGCCGCTGGCGGATGCCCCGTCCCCGGGTCTCCCGGTCGGACCGCTGA
- a CDS encoding aldo/keto reductase family protein produces MKHRRLGNSGLSVSEISYGNWITHGDQIEADAATACVHAALDAGITTFDTADVYAQTRAESVLGAALAGVRRESYELFTKVFWPTGPGENDKGLGRKHIIESAHNSLRRLGTDHIDLYQAHRYDPTVPLEETLRAFDDLVRAGKVLYVGVSEWTAAQIADAVRIAGELGLDRIISNQPQYSMLYRTIEAEVVPTSRELGISQIVWSPIAQGVLTGKYLPGSPPPAGSRATGGTGAGFIARFMTDEVLTAVQDLRPIAADAGLTMAQLAVAWVLQNDNVASAIVGATRPEQVKDNVGASGVVLEPALLARIDKALASVATTEPEGA; encoded by the coding sequence GTGAAGCATCGACGCCTCGGTAACAGCGGACTGTCGGTCAGCGAGATCTCCTACGGCAACTGGATCACCCATGGTGACCAGATCGAGGCCGACGCCGCGACCGCCTGCGTGCACGCGGCCCTCGACGCGGGGATCACCACCTTCGACACCGCGGACGTCTACGCCCAGACCCGCGCCGAATCCGTCCTCGGTGCGGCCCTCGCCGGTGTGCGGCGAGAGTCCTACGAGCTGTTCACCAAGGTCTTCTGGCCGACCGGGCCTGGTGAGAACGACAAGGGGCTGGGCCGCAAGCACATCATCGAGTCGGCGCACAACTCGCTGCGCCGGCTGGGAACCGACCACATCGACCTCTACCAGGCCCACCGCTACGACCCGACGGTGCCGTTGGAGGAGACGCTGCGCGCCTTCGACGACCTGGTACGCGCCGGCAAGGTGCTCTACGTCGGCGTCTCGGAGTGGACGGCGGCGCAGATCGCCGACGCGGTGCGGATCGCCGGTGAGCTGGGCCTGGACCGGATCATCTCCAACCAGCCGCAGTACTCGATGCTGTACCGGACCATCGAGGCCGAGGTCGTCCCCACCTCGCGGGAGCTGGGCATCTCGCAGATCGTCTGGTCGCCGATCGCCCAGGGTGTGCTGACCGGCAAGTACCTGCCGGGCAGCCCGCCACCGGCCGGCAGCCGTGCGACGGGTGGCACCGGAGCCGGCTTCATCGCCCGTTTCATGACGGACGAGGTCCTGACCGCGGTCCAGGACCTGCGCCCGATCGCGGCGGACGCCGGCCTGACGATGGCGCAGCTCGCGGTCGCCTGGGTCCTGCAGAACGACAACGTGGCGTCGGCCATCGTCGGGGCCACCCGGCCCGAGCAGGTCAAGGACAACGTCGGGGCCAGCGGGGTGGTCCTGGAACCGGCCCTGCTCGCCCGGATCGACAAGGCCCTCGCCTCGGTCGCGACCACGGAGCCCGAGGGCGCCTGA
- a CDS encoding TetR/AcrR family transcriptional regulator, with protein MALPVARIAPRPVPPARSARVTEILQAALRLLEDEGAQSLTMRRLGEVLGIRAPSLYKHLPGKPAVEAALVETALWEIGDVLHRVVDASGPDDVVARLLAEYRRYALERPNLYRLAAVDPLGRTDLTPGLEDWSGEPFYRATAEPYLAQALWAAAHGTVLLELAGRFLPGSDLDRTWAALARAFSAR; from the coding sequence ATGGCGCTTCCCGTGGCGCGGATCGCGCCACGGCCGGTGCCACCGGCCCGCTCCGCCCGGGTCACCGAGATCCTGCAGGCGGCACTGCGACTGCTGGAGGACGAAGGCGCGCAGTCGCTCACGATGCGCCGCCTCGGGGAGGTGCTCGGCATCCGGGCGCCGTCGCTGTACAAGCACCTGCCCGGCAAGCCCGCGGTCGAGGCCGCGTTGGTCGAGACCGCGCTCTGGGAGATCGGCGACGTGCTGCACCGGGTGGTGGACGCATCCGGGCCGGACGACGTCGTGGCCCGGCTGCTGGCCGAATACCGCCGGTACGCGCTGGAACGGCCGAACCTCTATCGGCTGGCGGCGGTCGACCCGCTCGGGCGGACCGACCTGACGCCGGGGCTCGAGGACTGGTCGGGCGAGCCGTTCTACCGGGCCACCGCAGAGCCCTACCTGGCTCAGGCGCTGTGGGCGGCGGCGCACGGCACGGTGTTGCTAGAACTCGCCGGGCGGTTCCTGCCCGGGTCGGATCTGGACCGGACCTGGGCGGCGCTGGCCAGGGCGTTCAGCGCCCGGTGA